One region of Wyeomyia smithii strain HCP4-BCI-WySm-NY-G18 chromosome 3, ASM2978416v1, whole genome shotgun sequence genomic DNA includes:
- the LOC129727942 gene encoding tRNA-dihydrouridine(47) synthase [NAD(P)(+)]-like: protein MDETVCYIKPEYLITRPPKQSVENEANDQSHVDFEIEAQNEPPSKKPRFEKGKKKRGQNKNRQLPFKVHDDARLCKSLLDGANSTGEKCAKAHCRFSHDLKTFVQLKPKDISDTCYIYSVKGYCNFGVTCRFASAHLDENLNNKVAEGVAREDTNLVSRCLGFELQSVLRKKSYNFEKSTSIVEKHEASQKVAKSNIANTDEPAASKEIGFCSDEDLIKVRKEERRRIDFMDKLYLSPLTTVGNLPFRRICKEYGADITCGEMACAVPIVNGTQQEWALTKRHSSEDLFGVQLCGRSPKLVTYAAQVITENADVDFIDINLGCPIDLIFKEGGGSALLRRQPVLEVMVQSCSQMLSSYNKELTVKTRVGIYNNKNVAHELIPKFEEWGASLVTVHGRSKEQRYTKQADWDYIQKCAQQAVTMPVYGNGDILSHEDYNNARLRAPDIKGVMIGRGALIKPWVFQEIKEQKTLDPSSSERLEMLKRYVNYGLEHWGSDTKGVENTRRFLLEWQSFLYRYVPYGLQERPPQKINQRPEAFYGRDELETLMASPNCADWVKLSEMLLGPVPEGFHFVPKHKANAY from the exons ATGGATGAAACTGTGTGCTACATAAAACCCGA GTATTTAATTACAAGACCGCCTAAGCAATCCGTAGAGAATGAGGCTAATGATCAGTCGCATGTAGATTTTGAGATAGAAGCTCAAAACGAACCTCCTTCTAAAAAACCTCGATTTGAGAAAGGAAAGAAGAAACGCGGACAGAACAAAAACCGCCAACTTCCATTCAAAGTACACGATGATGCCCGGTTGTGCAAATCATTACTCGATGGAGCAAACAGTACAGGGGAGAAATGTGCGAAAGCACATTGCCGCTTTTCGCATGATTTAAAAACATTTGTTCAACTTAAGCCAAAAGACATTAGCGACACTTGTTACATCTACTCGGTTAAAGGGTACTGCAATTTTGGAGTCACGTGTCGCTTTGCGAGTGCCCATTTGGATGAAAACTTGAATAATAAAGTTGCGGAGGGTGTTGCAAGAGAAGACACGAATTTAGTCAGCAGATGTCTCGGATTTGAATTGCAAAgtgttttgcgaaaaaaaagttataatttcgAGAAATCTACTAGTATTGTAGAAAAACATGAGGCGTCTCAAAAGGTAGCAAAGAGTAACATCGCAAATACCGATGAACCAGCGGCTTCAAAAGAAATTGGGTTTTGCTCCGATGAAGACTTGATCAAAGTACGCAAAGAAGAGCGGAGGAGAATAGACTTTATGGACAAACTCTACTTGAGTCCATTAACTACGGTTGGTAATCTGCCGTTCAGGAGAATCTGCAAGGAATATGGAGCAGACATAACGTGTGGTGAGATGGCTTGCGCCGTACCGATAGTCAACGGCACCCAGCAAGAATGGGCATTAACGAAACGACACTCGTCGGAAGATTTATTCGGTGTTCAACTCTGTGGACGCAGCCCAAAGCTAGTAACTTATGCAGCTCAAGTAATCACAGAAAATGCAGATGTAGATTTCATCGATATCAATCTTGGGTGTCCAATCGATTTAATATTCAAGGAAGGTGGGGGCAGCGCGTTACTGCGCCGACAGCCGGTATTAGAAGTGATGGTACAAAGTTGCTCCCAAATGCTGTCCAGCTACAATAAGGAGTTGACCGTGAAAACGCGTGTTGGTATCTATAACAACAAGAATGTTGCACACGAACTGATTCCAAAGTTTGAGGAGTGGGGTGCAAGTCTGGTTACGGTGCACGGCCGGTCCAAGGAACAGCGGTATACCAAACAAGCGGATTGGGATTACATACAGAAGTGTGCACAGCAAGCTGTGACAATGCCTGTGTATGGCAATGGTGATATATTGAGCCACGAAGATTACAACAATGCTCGATTACGAGCTCCGGATATCAAAGGTGTGATGATTGGAAGAGGAGCCCTGATCAAACCTTGGGTGTTTCAAGAAATTAAAGAACAAAAAACTCTGGATCCTTCCAGTAGTGAAAGGCTGGAGATGCTGAAACGGTACGTTAATTATGGACTGGAACATTGGGGCAGCGATACCAAGGGTGTTGAAAATACTAGAAG ATTTTTGCTTGAATGGCAATCATTTTTATATCGGTACGTTCCCTACGGACTTCAGGAACGCCCACCGCAGAAGATAAATCAGCGACCGGAAGCTTTTTATGGTCGCGACGAGCTGGAAACACTTATGGCTTCTCCAAATTGCGCGGACTGGGTGAAACTCAG TGAAATGCTTCTCGGCCCAGTTCCGGAGGGTTTTCATTTCGTTCCTAAGCATAAGGCCAATGCATACTGA
- the LOC129727530 gene encoding fructose-1,6-bisphosphatase 1 isoform X1 — protein sequence MATPVEIMTQQGPAFDSNCMTLTRFVLQEQKKYKHATGDLSQLLNCIQTAIKAISSAVRKAGIAKLQGISGDTNVQGEQVKKLDVLSNEIFINMLKSSYATCVLVSEENDNIIEIETDKRGKYVVSFDPLDGSSNIDCLVSIGSIFGITKQINEGEAPTIADTLQPGNKLVAAGYALYGSATMIVISLGVGVHGFMYDPSIGEFVLTDYNMRIPERGNIYSINEGYSSTWDPSVYNYVQDKKDPAKGKPYGARYVGSMVADVHRTIKYGGIFIYPATAAAKNGKLRLLYECNPMAFIVTKAGGKASAGKDKEILDVVPTSIHQRCPIYLGSKLDVEEALSYVK from the exons ATGGCGA CTCCAGTGGAAATCATGACCCAGCAGGGACCAGCTTTCGATTCCAACTGCATGACGCTAACCCGCTTCGTGCTGCAGGAACAGAAAAAATACAAGCATGCCACCGGTGATCTGTCGCAGCTCTTGAACTGCATCCAGACGGCCATTAAGGCTATCAGTTCGGCTGTGCGTAAGGCAGGGATCGCTAAATT GCAAGGAATCTCCGGAGATACGAATGTTCAGGGTGAACAAGTCAAGAAGCTGGACGTGCTGTCGAATGAGATTTTCATCAATATGCTCAAGTCATCGTACGCAACGTGTGTCCTAGTTTCGGAAGAGAATGATAACATAATCGAAATTGAAACTGATAAAAGAGGAAAATATGTAGTCTCGTTCGATCCCCTGGATGGATCCAGTAACATCGATTGTCTCGTGTCGATTGGGTCTATTTTTGGAATTACCAA ACAAATCAATGAAGGCGAAGCCCCAACCATCGCGGATACTCTCCAGCCGGGTAATAAGCTAGTAGCCGCAGGCTATGCACTTTATGGTTCAGCAACGATGATCGTGATCAGTTTGGGTGTCGGTGTGCACGGGTTTATGTACGATCCCTCAATCGGCGAGTTCGTTCTAACGGACTATAATATGCGGATTCCGGAGCGGGGCAATATATACTCGATTAATGAAGGATATTCCTCCACCTGGGACCCGTCGGTGTACAACTACGTACAAGATAAAAAAGATCCGGCCAAAGGCAAACCGTACGGAGCTCGCTACGTCGGTAGCATGGTAGCCGATGTGCACCGAACTATCAAGTACGGTGGAATTTTCATATATCCCGCAACGGCGGCTGCCAAGAACGGAAAACTCCGTCTGCTGTATGAATGCAACCCGATGGCTTTCATCGTAACCAAAGCTGGAGGCAAAGCCAGCGCCGGCAAGGACAAGGAAATCTTGGACGTCGTGCCTACCTCAATACATCAGCGCTGCCCAATATACCTCGGCTCGAAACTTGACGTTGAGGAAGCTTTAAgttatgtgaaatga
- the LOC129727530 gene encoding fructose-1,6-bisphosphatase 1 isoform X2 yields MTQQGPAFDSNCMTLTRFVLQEQKKYKHATGDLSQLLNCIQTAIKAISSAVRKAGIAKLQGISGDTNVQGEQVKKLDVLSNEIFINMLKSSYATCVLVSEENDNIIEIETDKRGKYVVSFDPLDGSSNIDCLVSIGSIFGITKQINEGEAPTIADTLQPGNKLVAAGYALYGSATMIVISLGVGVHGFMYDPSIGEFVLTDYNMRIPERGNIYSINEGYSSTWDPSVYNYVQDKKDPAKGKPYGARYVGSMVADVHRTIKYGGIFIYPATAAAKNGKLRLLYECNPMAFIVTKAGGKASAGKDKEILDVVPTSIHQRCPIYLGSKLDVEEALSYVK; encoded by the exons ATGACCCAGCAGGGACCAGCTTTCGATTCCAACTGCATGACGCTAACCCGCTTCGTGCTGCAGGAACAGAAAAAATACAAGCATGCCACCGGTGATCTGTCGCAGCTCTTGAACTGCATCCAGACGGCCATTAAGGCTATCAGTTCGGCTGTGCGTAAGGCAGGGATCGCTAAATT GCAAGGAATCTCCGGAGATACGAATGTTCAGGGTGAACAAGTCAAGAAGCTGGACGTGCTGTCGAATGAGATTTTCATCAATATGCTCAAGTCATCGTACGCAACGTGTGTCCTAGTTTCGGAAGAGAATGATAACATAATCGAAATTGAAACTGATAAAAGAGGAAAATATGTAGTCTCGTTCGATCCCCTGGATGGATCCAGTAACATCGATTGTCTCGTGTCGATTGGGTCTATTTTTGGAATTACCAA ACAAATCAATGAAGGCGAAGCCCCAACCATCGCGGATACTCTCCAGCCGGGTAATAAGCTAGTAGCCGCAGGCTATGCACTTTATGGTTCAGCAACGATGATCGTGATCAGTTTGGGTGTCGGTGTGCACGGGTTTATGTACGATCCCTCAATCGGCGAGTTCGTTCTAACGGACTATAATATGCGGATTCCGGAGCGGGGCAATATATACTCGATTAATGAAGGATATTCCTCCACCTGGGACCCGTCGGTGTACAACTACGTACAAGATAAAAAAGATCCGGCCAAAGGCAAACCGTACGGAGCTCGCTACGTCGGTAGCATGGTAGCCGATGTGCACCGAACTATCAAGTACGGTGGAATTTTCATATATCCCGCAACGGCGGCTGCCAAGAACGGAAAACTCCGTCTGCTGTATGAATGCAACCCGATGGCTTTCATCGTAACCAAAGCTGGAGGCAAAGCCAGCGCCGGCAAGGACAAGGAAATCTTGGACGTCGTGCCTACCTCAATACATCAGCGCTGCCCAATATACCTCGGCTCGAAACTTGACGTTGAGGAAGCTTTAAgttatgtgaaatga
- the LOC129727528 gene encoding vacuolar protein sorting-associated protein 41 homolog: protein MMDANDPESTDSCSLTEEEVEPKLKYVRLSNDLKNILSEEAVSCIAVHSRFLCLGTHWGRIHMLDHQGNRVETLINLKQNPHILSVNKISVDSKGEHIATCSDDGMIIISGLYSDENNQKLNVGKGIKAVELDPMHHKSGSGRKFLIGDSKLVLYEKTFLKGLKSTVLSESEGIISAIRWNGQFIAWASALGVHVYDLNERCSLGLIKWEEPKEAKLTDFRCNLNWSNSTTLLIGWVDTIRICVIRKRNPVEVSTRNLPEYIVDPMSTFQTDFYVCGIAPLETHQLVVLGYAKERDLETNKALRPILCVLQYKASDYIEICTDSLSMRGYQEYKSDDYHLECLKEESQYFIVSPKDVVVASLYETDDRVQWLIEHGKFEQAMEVILKSGGKYSLITVARLYLDHLLNLQQYDEAARLCQRAFKNDKQLWEEEVYKFVKVKQLRSVSEYIPRSADCKLNPHVYEMVLYEYLQLDPDGFLRLIKEWQPGLYNTKAVINAINDHFNKKDASILLEALAILYSHDKEYDKALTMYLKLQHKDVFELIRSHNLYSVIKDTIVQLIELDSEKAISMLLEKDKIPVDDVVKELECREDYLYRYLDAYDKVDSSGKFHWKLVRLYATYEPSKLLSFLKRSNNYPIQEAFDICKQLLFYPEMVYLLGRMGNTREALSIIIHKLIDIQMAIDFCKEHDDMDLWNDLINESVDKPYIMTKLLDGIAGFINPELLVNKIIKGQDIPGLKNSLIKMLCGFSLQVSIQDGCNQILVSDYFDMHERLSKVQQRALTVSVEKTCGLCRRDIIVKDHLRTDVVVFNCRHLFHENCLPDKYSVEYCTVCKSRKT from the exons ATGATGGATGCG AACGATCCGGAATCGACGGACTCCTGTAGTCTGACTGAGGAggaagtagaaccaaagttaaAATACGTCAGACTTTCAAACGACCTGAAGAACATTCTTAGTGAAGAAGCTGTTAGTTGCATTGCCGTTCACTCAAGG TTTCTTTGTCTCGGTACCCACTGGGGAAGAATACATATGCTGGATCATCAGGGCAATCGAGTAGAAACGTTGATCAATCTGAAGCAaaacccgcatattttgtcggTAAACAAAATATCGGTTGACAGCAAGGGCGAGCACATTGCGACTTGCTCAGACGATGGCATGATAATTATCAGCGGATTGTACAGTgatgaaaacaaccaaaaactgAACGTCGGGAAGGGCATTAAAGCTGTCGAACTTGATCCGATGCACCATAAATCTGGTTCCGGAAGAAAGTTTTTAATCG gtgATTCTAAACTAGTACTGTACGAAAAAACTTTTCTAAAGGGTCTCAAATCTACAGTCTTGAGTGAATCAGAAGGTATAATCAGTGCGATTCGTTGGAATGGACAGTTTATAGCTTGGGCCAGCGCTCTGGGAGTACACGTTTACGATTTGAATGAGCGATGCTCACTGGGCCTTATAAAGTGGGAAGAACCTAAAGA GGCTAAACTTACAGATTTTCGCTGCAATCTCAACTGGTCTAATTCAACGACTTTACTGATTGGTTGGGTAGATACCATTCGAATTTGTGTGATAAGAAAACGTAATCCAGTTGAAGTTTCTACAAGGAACTTACCAGAATACATTGTGGATCCAA TGTCAACATTTCAAACTGATTTCTACGTGTGTGGGATAGCACCATTGGAAACTCATCAACTGGTGGTGCTGGGTTATGCTAAGGAGCGTGACCTAGAGACAAATAAAGCGCTTCGTCCAATTCTCTGCGTTTTGCAGTACAAGGCTAGCGACTATATAGAAATTTGTACCGACAGTCTTTCGATGAGGGG GTACCAAGAGTATAAGAGTGATGATTATCACCTTGAGTGTTTGAAAGAGGAGAGTCAATATTTCATAGTGTCACCGAAAGACGTTGTGGTAGCTAGCCTTTACGAAACGGACGACCGTGTGCAGTGGCTTATTGAACATGG GAAATTTGAGCAAGCAATGGAAGTGATCCTGAAAAGCGGTGGCAAGTATTCGCTCATAACAGTAGCACGACTTTACCTTGACCATCTACTCAATCTGCAACAGTACGACGAAGCGGCCAGGCTGTGTCAACGTGCCTTCAAAAACGACAAACAATTGTGGGAGGAAGAGGTCTACAAGTTTGTTAAGGTGAAACAACTGCGCTCCGTTAGTGAGTATATTCCTCGATCGGCCGACTGTAAGCTAAATCCACACGTGTACGAAATGGTCCTGTACGAGTATCTTCAACTCGATCCAGACGGGTTTCTAAGGTTGATCAAAGAATGGCAACCAGGGCTTTACAATACCAAGGCGGTTATAAACGCTATCAACGATCATTTTAACAAGAAGGACGCTAGTATTTTGCTGGAAGCACTGGCGATATTGTATTCTCATGATAAAGAATATGATAAAGCACTTACCATGTATCTGAAGTTGCAGCACAAAGATGTTTTCGAGTTAATTAGAAGTCACAATCTTTACTCGGTGATAAAAGATACGATAGTTCAGTTGATAGAACTGGACAGCGAGAAAGCGATTTCAATGCTTTTGGAGAAAGATAAAATTCCTGTAGATGACGTTGTCAAAGAGTTAGAGTGCCGTGAAGattatttgtatcgatatttgGATGCGTATGATAAAGTTGATAGCTCTGGAAAATTTCACTGGAAGCTGGTTCGACTGTACGCAACGTATGAGCCGAGCAAACTTCTATCATTCCTAAAACGTTCGAATAACTATCCCATTCAAGAAGCGTTCGATATCTGCAAGCAGCTATTGTTCTACCCGGAAATGGTTTATTTACTGGGTCGAATGGGTAATACACGAGAAGCATTGTCGATTATCATCCATAAATTGATCGATATTCAGATGGCAATTGATTTCTGCAAAGAACACGACGATATGGACTTGTGGAACGATTTGATAAACGAATCTGTGGACAAACCTTATATAATGACTAAATTACTGGACGGCATTGCGGGTTTCATCAATCCGGAGCTGTTGGTTAACAAAATTATAAAAGGTCAAGATATTCCTGGACTAAAAAACTCCCTCATAAAAATGTTGTGTGGATTCAGCCTCCAGGTTTCCATCCAAGATGGATGCAATCAGATCTTAGTTTCGGACTATTTCGATATGCACGAACGACTGTCGAAGGTTCAACAGAGGGCGCTAACTGTCTCTGTTGAAAAAACTTGCGGTCTTTGTCGGAGGGACATTATTGTAAAAG ATCACCTAAGGACGGACGTAGTGGTGTTCAACTGTCGACATCTATTCCACGAGAACTGCTTGCCTGATAAATATAGTGTAGAATATTGTACAGTGTGTAAGTCGAGGAAAACTTGA
- the LOC129727532 gene encoding 52 kDa repressor of the inhibitor of the protein kinase-like: protein MGRKTCSVLSCYNRKGPNRQLSMFSFPIDPDLCEKWVEFCQTDELNSKLVLQGPAALRNTRFICSDHFESICFRNPCNTAQGLRTGSIPTISPESLRQRTEKNMKPSITKSKITNIRESSIAEIQTCQIDQTDLNGSTTTENEVACQCAEVKSYKTKLIEERNRGTALVKECNILNTKMKEIRSSGRAYRRAIKRVQDSIENLKSKMRRIAEQRNITLNFSSDETDEDNESEML, encoded by the exons ATGGGTAGAAAAACGTGTTCAGTGCTATCATGTTACAACAGAAAAGGACCGAACCGGCAATTATCCATGTTCAGTTTTCCAATCGATCCGGATTT ATGCGAAAAATGGGTTGAATTTTGTCAAACAGATGAGCTCAATTCTAAGTTAGTTTTACAAGGACCTGCAGCGCTACGAAACACGAGATTCATATGTTCCGACCACTTCGAGAGCATCTGTTTCAGAAATCCTTGCAATACCGCGCAGgg atTACGGACGGGAAGTATTCCGACAATTTCACCAGAATCTCTCCGCCAACGaacagaaaaaaacatgaaaccGAGTATTACTAAATCAAAGATTACAAATATTCGCGAGTCCAGTATCGCAGAAATACAAACATGTCAAATTGATCAAACAGATTTAAACGGTAGCACAACGACAGAAAATGAAGTTGCTTGCCAATGTGCCGAAGTTAAATCATACAAAACGAAATTGATCGAGGAAAGAAACCGAGGCACTGCGTTGGTGAAAGAATGCAATATACTCAACACGAAGATGAAAGAGATCAGATCTTCCGGTAGAGCATATCGACGAGCTATCAAAAGAGTGCAggatagcatcgaaaatttaaaatccaaaatgagACGGATAGCAGAACAACGGAATATTACTCTTAATTTTAGCTCCGATGAGACCGATGAAGATAACGAGTCAGAAATGTTATAA
- the LOC129727531 gene encoding uncharacterized protein LOC129727531 produces MSHCRVISCLNKRGQTRFFSFPTDPKICAQWVQFCRCPETEDRFKTKGVKSMQKMAICSEHFEPDLLQAAARGQLPPDAVPIDIGRTYMTPAMLIEHGFNIELQTEFEAVDVMPVSIDQTFITPDVQTNHDFKVESQTEPEFVEPHVEDAYISDNFLVEMLRPEDIKEEPNEDEQSNFVDDAVAQDDNHTNTPTEPASQNSSKNKDHISKTHVAKKLPCEGLCVLAPNFKKQLMMQEKGNQKMKNFLQDAEKRYTTALTRVRKTADLLVLKHQKRIRLKIQYKQLQAQNKMIDANMSDHATESEDEGDFDETKAWW; encoded by the exons ATGAGTCACTGTCGAGTAATATCATGCCTTAATAAAAGAGGCCAAACGAGATTCTTCAGTTTCCCTACCGATCCTAAAAT ATGTGCTCAATGGGTGCAATTCTGTCGTTGTCCTGAAACAGAGGACAGGTTCAAGACTAAGGGAGTAAAATCAATGCAAAAAATGGCTATTTGCTCTGAACATTTTGAGCCAGATTTGCTTCAAGCTGCAGCTCGGGGTCAGCTACCACCAGACGCAGTGCCTATCGACATAGGTCGGACATATATGACGCCTGCAATGCTGATTGAACATGGTTTTAATATTGAATTACAAACGGAGTTCGAAGCAGTAGACGTCATGCCCGTCAGCATAGACCAAACATTTATAACACCTGACGTACAGACTAACCATGACTTCAAAGTAGAATCACAAACAGAGCCCGAATTCGTTGAACCACATGTGGAAGATGCGTACATTTCTGATAATTTTTTGGTGGAGATGTTGCGTCCGGAAGACATTAAAGAAGAGCCAAACGAAGATGAACAGTCTAATTTTGTAGATGATGCAGTTGCTCAAGATGACAATCATACGAATACACCGACAGAACCAGCTAgtcaaaattcatcaaaaaataaaGACCACATTAGCAAAACACATGTAGCAAAAAAGTTGCCTTGTGAAGGACTCTGTGTATTAGCTCCAAATTTCAAGAAACAGCTAATGATGCAAGAGAAAGGaaatcaaaaaatgaaaaattttcttcAAGATGCTGAGAAAAGGTATACTACAGCTTTGACAAGAGTTCGAAAAACGGCTGATTTATTAGTACTGAAACACCAGAAAcgtattcgattgaaaatacaATATAAACAACTTCAAGCACAAAACAAAATGATAGACGCTAACATGTCTGACCATGCAACAGAATCTGAAGATGAAGGTGATTTCGATGAAACCAAAGCATGGTGGTAG
- the LOC129727529 gene encoding beta-1,3-galactosyltransferase 6, with protein MALGRYQHLYKRNCIGMIPIFCSFVAGALLTILIGGAHQNCESSERIYQPENSYFLMLLIVSAPGNVERRNVIRETYLNLRPRILNESFQEEAIYVPIYSDQEQLQLETVKKQKELLENYRQWRHRKINNIKVINFKIKALFAVGTYGLSRSERKIINEEQRVYNDVLELDDLLDSYGNLTTKILRSLSRIDEMYDFKYLMKLDDDTYVKLDLLSEDLLSYYEKLHKIRARHTKPIELYWGYFKGASTVQQHGIWKETDFKLCDRYLPYALGGGYVLSKNLASFIGSNSKSLNAYKSEDMAVGTWLAPFGNIHRRHDVRFDTAWMPRKCQDYHLVLHKRTAHQMKEIYQGESVCTVDDQQKANPTQRPKEYFYDWTVAPSQCCKTYV; from the coding sequence ATGGCTTTGGGACGCTACCAACATCTGTACAAAAGGAACTGTATCGGGATGATACCCATATTCTGTTCCTTTGTCGCTGGTGCTTTGTTAACCATACTTATAGGCGGGGCCCATCAAAATTGTGAGTCAAGCGAGAGAATTTATCAGCCGGAAAATTCCTACTTCCTAATGCTACTGATTGTTAGTGCGCCAGGCAATGTTGAAAGGCGAAATGTGATCAGAGAAACTTATTTGAACCTGCGACCAAGAATTCTTAACGAAAGCTTCCAAGAAGAAGCTATTTATGTTCCTATTTACAGTGATCAAGAACAGTTACAGCTGGAAACCGTTAAGAAACAGAAGGAACTGTTGGAAAACTATCGCCAATGGCGGCATCGTAAGATTAATAATATTAAAGTaataaacttcaaaataaaGGCGTTGTTTGCGGTTGGAACTTACGGACTATCACGGTCTGAACGTAAAATTATTAATGAGGAACAGCGTGTCTATAACGATGTGCTGGAGCTGGATGATTTATTGGATTCATATGGAAATCTTACGACGAAGATTCTTCGCAGTCTAAGTAGAATAGATGAGATGTACGATTTCAAATACTTGATGAAACTTGATGACGACACGTACGTAAAACTAGACTTGCTGTCGGAAGATCTTCTAAGTTACTATGAAAAACTGCACAAAATTCGCGCAAGACATACCAAACCAATTGAACTGTATTGGGGCTACTTCAAGGGAGCATCGACTGTCCAGCAGCACGGAATATGGAAGGAAACTGATTTCAAACTTTGTGATCGATATTTACCCTATGCATTGGGAGGAGGATACGTGCTTTCAAAAAATTTAGCATCCTTTATTGGTAGTAATAGTAAATCTCTTAATGCTTACAAAAGTGAAGACATGGCTGTTGGTACCTGGTTAGCACCGTTTGGGAACATTCACCGCCGCCACGACGTTCGTTTTGATACCGCATGGATGCCAAGAAAGTGCCAGGACTACCATCTTGTGCTGCATAAACGAACCGCACATCAAATGAAGGAAATTTATCAAGGAGAATCGGTATGTACCGTCGATGATCAACAAAAAGCAAACCCAACTCAACGCCCGAAAGAGTATTTCTACGACTGGACAGTTGCGCCATCGCAATGCTGTAAAACATACGTTTAG
- the LOC129733189 gene encoding 2-oxoglutarate and iron-dependent oxygenase domain-containing protein 3-like: MSESGVRQRKKSAGDGKPRKVKIPHSSQTGVNQHNRMWARLVLIVGIAVVVYFTTFRTREKKFATQKETLELRTQKLDCSKPYFEEIAKYSGCIPVYCGRFVSDTIVSQEEVEILLNLARSGFKFGRSSGGASILDLHSGALSKETQFVNIYKLPEAKQIFTTDHINTYKLVKEKVRQAVSDNFKINRDTLFLTHPTFFSRLTNESAKTIHDEYWHPHIDKDTYSSFHYTTLLYLTDFGKDFLGGRFVFIDSPGKHNKTNVFIEPKVGRVSGFTSGAENVHHVEQVTSGVRYAITISFTCNKEHAMVDPQFAIEEDDEP, translated from the exons ATGAGTGAATCGGGTGTGAGGCAGCGCAAAAAGAGTGCTGGCGATGGGAAACCGCGAAAAGT AAAAATTCCGCACAGTTCTCAAACCGGCGTAAATCAGCATAATCGCATGTGGGCTCGCTTGGTGCTCATCGTTGGCATAGCGGTCGTAGTATATTTTACTACATTCCGAACTCGGGAAAAGAAATTTGCCACTCAAAAAGAAACATTAGAGCTACGAACTCAGAAGCTGGATTGTTCGAAACCATATtttgaagaaatagcgaaatactCTGGCTGTATCCCGGTTTACTGCGGTCGCTTTGTTAGTGACACAATTGTTTCGCAAGAGGAAGTGGAAATACTACTCAATCTGGCTCGCTCTGGTTTTAAATTCGGTCGTTCCTCGGGAGGGGCTTCCATTTTGGATCTTCACTCGGGCGCTCTGTCTAAAGAAACCCAATTTGTTAATATTTACAAGCTACCAGAGGCAAAACAGATCTTCACAACTGATCACATTAACACCTACAAACTGGTGAAGGAGAAGGTTCGACAGGCGGTCAGTGATAACTTTAAAATCAACCGAGATACTCTTTTCCTCACGCATCCGACTTTCTTCTCGCGACTAACGAACGAATCAGCGAAAACCATCCATGATGAATATTGGCACCCGCACATAGACAAAGACACTTACAGCTCGTTCCACTACACAACGCTGCTGTACTTGACCGATTTTGGCAAGGATTTTCTGGGAGGTCGCTTCGTGTTCATCGACAGCCCAGGCAAGCATAACAAAACTAACGTTTTCATCGAGCCCAAGGTAGGCAGAGTTAGCGGATTTACGTCAGGGGCAGAGAATGTTCACCACGTGGAACAAGTCACTTCCGGAGTCCGGTATGCAATAACGATTTCCTTCACGTGCAATAAAGAACACGCTATGGTCGATCCACAATTTGCCATTGAGGAGGACGATGAACCGTAG